In Aquimarina sp. TRL1, a single window of DNA contains:
- a CDS encoding methyltransferase domain-containing protein: MGLDQEYWNNRYQNKLTGWDIGQPSPPITQYFEQLQNKALTILIPGGGNGYEAEFLYKNGFRNTYLLDFSEEALSNFKSRVPEFPDTHLICDNFFNLKGKFDLLIEQTFFCALDPKLRENYAQQVSKLLTPTGKIIGVLFSRHFDQPGPPFGGNINEYKALFSKHLTIKTLAPCYNSILPRKNNELFFIFTNYKE; this comes from the coding sequence ATGGGATTAGATCAAGAATACTGGAACAATAGGTATCAAAATAAATTGACAGGTTGGGATATCGGGCAGCCTTCTCCTCCTATCACTCAATATTTTGAACAGCTACAAAATAAAGCACTAACAATTCTTATTCCCGGAGGTGGTAATGGGTATGAAGCCGAGTTTCTTTATAAAAATGGTTTTAGAAATACTTATTTACTCGATTTTTCTGAAGAAGCACTTTCTAATTTCAAATCTAGAGTTCCAGAATTTCCTGACACACATTTAATCTGTGATAATTTCTTTAATCTAAAGGGAAAATTCGACTTACTTATTGAACAAACTTTTTTCTGTGCACTTGACCCCAAATTAAGAGAAAACTACGCCCAACAAGTCAGTAAACTACTTACTCCTACTGGAAAAATCATCGGGGTTCTTTTTTCCAGACACTTTGATCAGCCCGGACCTCCTTTTGGGGGAAACATTAATGAATACAAGGCTTTATTTTCAAAACACCTGACAATAAAAACATTAGCTCCTTGTTATAATTCTATCCTTCCGAGAAAGAATAACGAGCTCTTTTTTATCTTTACAAACTATAAGGAATAG
- a CDS encoding RNA-binding S4 domain-containing protein: MRVDKYLWCIRYFKTRSIATKACKEGKVRVNGDLIKPSREVYPMDKISVRKNQINYELIVLDTPDSRLGAKLVDIYRKDVTPEESLQKLDLLKYSKDYYRKKGTGRPTKKDRRDIDDWMEDPKEENTNNQEWD; the protein is encoded by the coding sequence ATGCGAGTTGATAAATACTTATGGTGTATTCGATACTTCAAAACACGCAGTATCGCCACAAAAGCATGTAAAGAAGGTAAAGTCAGAGTTAATGGAGACCTTATAAAACCTTCCCGGGAAGTGTATCCTATGGATAAAATATCCGTAAGAAAAAACCAAATCAATTATGAACTAATCGTTTTGGACACTCCCGACAGCAGACTCGGAGCCAAACTTGTCGATATATATCGTAAAGACGTTACTCCAGAAGAATCGTTGCAAAAATTAGACTTATTAAAATACTCGAAAGATTATTATCGCAAAAAAGGAACCGGAAGACCGACTAAAAAAGACCGAAGAGATATTGATGATTGGATGGAAGACCCTAAAGAAGAAAACACAAATAATCAGGAATGGGATTAG
- a CDS encoding FKBP-type peptidyl-prolyl cis-trans isomerase — MNLKKYVFVASLAMCGLYSCKKDDDGGVTIQPPRDRGEQQIEDDKLIQEYLKTHFLVNPIDENNKEVLFDTIQGVNSEKESLYASKNLIKKTIKRFDVEYTLYILSYNEGVGERGKATFADSTFIDYKGELFYKKDIAPDDPTGRIFDSTATPLWFDLPGVVEGFREAAVDFKGASGFVENQDGTVTYNNDFGHYTVFIPSGLAYFSESRTGIPVYSPIMFTVQLYDVNQADHDADGIPSFLEDLDKDRLLASDLDDNTDGDRAFDYLDNDDDNDGVLTKNEITVEDKNGDGKISEDEITYYDDDGDGVKNHLDFDDREEKNK; from the coding sequence ATGAATCTAAAGAAATATGTTTTTGTAGCTTCACTTGCTATGTGTGGTTTGTATTCGTGTAAAAAAGATGATGATGGAGGAGTCACCATTCAACCACCACGAGATAGAGGAGAACAACAGATAGAAGATGATAAGTTAATACAAGAATATCTGAAAACTCATTTTTTGGTGAATCCTATAGATGAGAATAATAAAGAGGTTCTTTTTGATACGATTCAGGGAGTCAATAGTGAAAAAGAATCGTTATACGCTTCTAAGAACCTAATTAAAAAGACGATTAAAAGATTTGATGTAGAATATACGTTGTATATTCTTAGTTATAATGAAGGTGTTGGAGAACGAGGAAAAGCAACTTTTGCAGATTCTACATTTATTGATTATAAAGGAGAGCTGTTTTATAAAAAAGACATAGCGCCTGATGATCCTACAGGAAGGATATTTGATAGTACAGCAACCCCTTTGTGGTTTGATCTTCCTGGTGTTGTAGAAGGGTTTAGAGAAGCAGCTGTAGACTTTAAAGGAGCTTCTGGTTTTGTAGAAAATCAAGATGGAACAGTAACTTATAATAATGATTTTGGGCATTATACGGTGTTTATTCCTTCGGGCTTAGCGTATTTTTCAGAATCGAGAACAGGAATACCTGTATATTCCCCTATCATGTTTACAGTACAGTTATATGATGTAAATCAAGCAGATCATGATGCAGACGGAATTCCTTCTTTCTTAGAGGATTTAGATAAGGACCGATTGTTAGCTTCCGATCTTGACGATAATACAGATGGAGATCGTGCTTTTGACTATTTAGATAATGATGATGATAATGATGGGGTATTAACAAAGAATGAAATTACCGTAGAAGATAAGAATGGAGATGGTAAGATTAGTGAGGATGAAATTACGTACTATGATGATGACGGAGATGGAGTGAAGAATCATCTTGATTTTGACGATCGGGAAGAAAAAAATAAATAA
- a CDS encoding DUF1801 domain-containing protein, giving the protein MTSISQYIQGIQDKDRIEDCNTLLSLMEFITEDPPKLWEHHIIGFGVTTYNHKDGSETSQFKTGFSYHSPYIRIYILSGLHNYPGLLSDLGKHKRGKHCLYIKQISDINIAILQQLITVSYHNSFSYKKRLPY; this is encoded by the coding sequence ATGACATCTATTTCTCAGTATATACAAGGTATACAAGACAAAGACAGAATTGAAGACTGTAATACATTACTTTCCTTAATGGAATTTATCACTGAAGATCCCCCAAAATTATGGGAACATCATATAATTGGATTTGGAGTCACTACATATAACCACAAAGATGGTTCGGAGACCTCTCAATTCAAAACTGGTTTTTCTTATCACTCCCCTTATATTCGGATTTATATTCTTTCTGGATTACACAACTACCCAGGTTTACTTTCTGATTTAGGAAAGCACAAGAGAGGAAAACACTGCTTATACATCAAGCAAATAAGTGATATCAACATAGCTATTTTACAACAGCTCATCACCGTATCTTATCACAATAGTTTTTCTTATAAAAAAAGGCTTCCCTATTGA
- a CDS encoding pitrilysin family protein: MKTTRYLLIALIFTTITTSCKKEISEEKKPPTSEESTSKDFHIDYETFSLDNGLQVIFHIDRSDPVVAVALTAHVGSAREKKGRTGFAHLFEHLLFLESENLGKGGLDQMSARIGGSGANGSTSRDRTNYYQTVPKDALEKMIWAEADKLGYFINTVTEPVLAKEKQVVKNEKRQNVDNRPYGHESYVIDKYLYPEGHPYNWQVIGSLEDLQNATLQDVKDFYNKWYTPNNVTLTIAGDFDSKQAKEWVHKYFDEIKRGEDIAPLEKRPVTLTATKRLYYEDNFAKLPQLSLTWPSVPQYHPDSYPLRVLATYLSEGKKAPFYKILVEQKQLTSAVNMYNETSELAGQYSVSVRGFNNINLNQVNDAITEAFLLFEKEGISEESLNRIKAGQETTFYNRLSSVLGKGFQLAQYQIFAKDPGFINKDIKNILAVTTEDVIRVYNQYIKNKPHIATSFVPLRQRNLALKDSKLAAVTEEKIIAGAEDAFDPTLTASYEKTPSSFDRSIEPPYGATPEIIVPQVWEDNLTSGLKVYGIETSEVPLVAFYMNIKGGLLLEDKTKTGVSNLLAELLSKGTKNKTPEALENAIESLGANINIYARDEAIVISGSTLSRNYTKTMKLIQEIILEPRWDEKELSLIKQSTLSDIQQFKAIPRSVAANQYAKLIYGENHILSFNNLGTEESVSLITMEDLKTYYQKNISPSITTLHVVGDISKAQVNSSMVDLNKQWKPKEVIFPEIKAPKKIEKPAIYFYDIPGAKQSVLRFGAPALAQTDKDYFPATIMNYRFGGGGFASELTQQLREGKGYTYGIFSQFSGSTIPGPFTITSGVRSNVTYESSKLIREIMNSYGNKYSTEDLNITKSFLTKSNARAFETLTDKLEMLTNISLYNFPYDYVKKREQIVQNITVEDIKLLANTYLNGDKMLYLIVGDAKTQLKPLEKLGLGTPVLLNRTPKK; this comes from the coding sequence ATGAAAACAACTCGTTATTTACTGATTGCTCTTATCTTTACAACCATCACAACAAGTTGTAAAAAGGAGATTTCTGAAGAAAAAAAACCTCCCACCAGTGAAGAATCCACCTCCAAAGATTTCCATATAGACTACGAAACTTTTTCTTTGGATAACGGGCTTCAGGTAATATTCCACATTGATCGATCTGATCCTGTTGTGGCAGTAGCATTAACCGCTCATGTAGGCTCTGCACGGGAGAAAAAAGGGAGAACTGGTTTCGCTCATCTCTTTGAACACCTTCTGTTTTTGGAGTCTGAAAACCTGGGAAAAGGAGGGCTTGATCAAATGAGCGCTCGAATTGGAGGATCAGGAGCCAATGGATCTACCAGCAGAGATCGCACCAACTATTACCAAACTGTCCCCAAAGATGCATTGGAAAAAATGATCTGGGCAGAAGCGGATAAGCTTGGATATTTTATCAATACAGTTACAGAGCCTGTTCTGGCTAAGGAAAAACAAGTAGTAAAAAATGAAAAACGCCAAAACGTTGACAACCGCCCTTACGGTCACGAATCATACGTGATTGACAAATACCTATATCCAGAAGGGCATCCGTACAACTGGCAGGTAATCGGTTCTCTAGAAGACCTGCAAAACGCCACCCTACAAGACGTAAAAGATTTTTATAACAAATGGTATACTCCTAATAATGTTACCCTGACAATTGCTGGAGATTTTGATAGTAAACAGGCAAAAGAATGGGTTCATAAATATTTCGATGAGATTAAAAGAGGTGAAGATATCGCTCCCTTAGAAAAACGTCCTGTTACATTAACAGCTACTAAAAGGTTATATTACGAGGACAACTTCGCTAAATTACCACAGCTGAGCCTAACCTGGCCATCTGTACCTCAATATCATCCAGATTCTTATCCCCTTCGGGTACTGGCCACTTACCTGTCTGAGGGGAAAAAAGCTCCTTTTTACAAAATTCTCGTCGAACAAAAACAACTCACCTCCGCGGTCAACATGTATAATGAAACTTCTGAATTAGCCGGGCAGTATTCTGTATCTGTCAGAGGTTTTAACAATATAAACCTGAATCAGGTGAATGATGCCATTACAGAAGCATTTCTTCTTTTTGAGAAAGAAGGTATCTCAGAGGAGAGTCTCAACAGAATTAAAGCTGGTCAGGAAACCACCTTTTACAATAGACTGTCTAGTGTTCTGGGGAAAGGTTTTCAATTAGCACAATACCAAATCTTTGCTAAAGATCCTGGGTTTATCAATAAAGACATTAAAAACATTTTAGCTGTCACAACAGAAGATGTCATAAGGGTTTATAATCAATACATAAAAAACAAACCTCATATTGCTACCAGTTTTGTACCTCTGAGACAACGTAATTTAGCCTTAAAAGACTCCAAACTTGCAGCAGTTACAGAAGAAAAAATAATTGCAGGAGCAGAAGATGCTTTTGACCCTACCCTTACTGCTTCTTATGAAAAAACGCCATCTTCATTTGACCGATCTATAGAACCTCCATATGGAGCTACTCCCGAAATTATTGTTCCTCAGGTATGGGAAGATAACCTAACATCTGGATTAAAGGTATACGGAATAGAAACCTCAGAGGTTCCATTGGTTGCTTTTTATATGAATATAAAAGGAGGGCTTCTATTAGAAGACAAAACAAAAACCGGAGTCTCTAATCTTCTTGCTGAACTTCTCAGTAAAGGAACAAAAAACAAAACACCTGAAGCATTAGAAAATGCCATCGAAAGCCTTGGCGCCAATATCAATATATATGCTAGAGATGAAGCAATAGTCATTAGTGGAAGTACCTTATCCCGGAATTACACAAAGACTATGAAACTTATTCAGGAAATTATTCTGGAACCCAGATGGGACGAAAAAGAATTATCACTGATTAAACAAAGTACATTGAGCGACATTCAACAGTTCAAAGCGATTCCCCGAAGTGTTGCCGCCAATCAATATGCAAAGTTAATTTATGGAGAAAATCATATCTTATCTTTTAACAATCTGGGAACTGAGGAATCTGTTTCTTTGATAACAATGGAAGATCTAAAAACGTATTACCAAAAAAACATCTCTCCTTCGATCACTACACTTCATGTAGTAGGAGATATTTCTAAAGCACAGGTAAATTCTTCTATGGTTGACCTAAATAAACAGTGGAAACCTAAAGAGGTTATATTCCCTGAAATCAAGGCTCCTAAAAAAATAGAAAAACCTGCTATCTATTTCTATGATATTCCTGGAGCCAAGCAATCGGTATTGAGATTTGGTGCTCCTGCACTGGCACAAACCGATAAGGACTACTTCCCTGCTACTATCATGAATTACCGTTTCGGAGGAGGAGGGTTTGCTTCAGAATTAACTCAGCAATTAAGAGAAGGCAAAGGATATACTTATGGAATATTTTCTCAATTCTCTGGCAGTACAATCCCAGGTCCTTTTACCATTACCAGTGGAGTACGATCTAATGTAACTTATGAGTCCAGTAAATTAATCCGAGAAATTATGAATAGCTATGGTAATAAATATAGTACAGAAGATCTTAATATCACTAAAAGCTTCTTAACAAAGAGTAATGCCAGAGCATTTGAAACGCTCACGGATAAATTAGAGATGCTTACTAATATCAGCTTATATAATTTCCCTTACGATTATGTAAAGAAGAGAGAACAGATTGTACAAAATATCACAGTAGAAGATATAAAACTATTAGCAAACACCTACCTAAATGGCGATAAAATGCTCTACCTGATAGTAGGAGATGCCAAAACACAATTAAAGCCATTGGAAAAACTTGGTTTAGGGACGCCTGTCTTGCTTAACAGAACTCCAAAGAAATAG
- a CDS encoding M3 family metallopeptidase, producing MLFFLPITINSESNYINLQPMHQKKTTQFLKSFCLCFLLLAIGCQETTKKEEPVKSDTTKTSNNILLQEWEGPYGGIPAFDKMKLADIIPAMRQGMKSQLEEIDIITSNKELPSFENTIIPYEKAGSELNRVQTYYNILSSNLSSPEFREIQGKLAPELSDFYSKISQNSLLFERIKTVFEEAQKKPLEADKQRLLQLIYTNFAMNGAELNNDKKARYAAINKELSSLYTTFSNNVLADEENYITYLSKDQLGGLSESMIKAAAKIASDNGKEGAYAITNTRSSMSPFLTYSTEREIREKVWKNYYSRGDNGDTFDNKEIIKKILTLRKERVQLLGFDNYAAWRLQNRMAKTPENAMELMNAVWPAAIARVKEEVHDMQNVADTNGDNLKIAPWDYRYYAEKVRKKKYDLDSDEVKQYLQLNKLTQALFYVAGELFNYDFTPVPEGSVPVFHEDVKVWDVTDRSTKAHIGLWYLDPFSRPGKRSGAWATTYRSHTTFDGKKTVLASNNSNFVKPAPGEPVLVSWDDATTFFHEFGHALHFFSSNVKYPTLNSGVRDYTEFQSQLLERWLSTDNVINKFLVHHKTGEPIPGHLVNKIKKAATFNQGFATTEYLASALMDMKLHLADPSNIDITTFEKETLKELKMPKELVMRHRTPHFGHVFSGEGYATAYYGYMWADVLTSDAAEAFGEAPGGFYDKELASKLVTHLFSPRNAVDPAEAYKQFRGRDATIEALMKDRGFPIPKK from the coding sequence ATGCTGTTTTTTTTACCAATAACCATAAATTCAGAATCTAATTACATCAATCTACAACCCATGCATCAAAAAAAAACAACTCAATTTCTCAAGTCCTTTTGCTTATGCTTTCTGCTGTTAGCAATAGGATGCCAGGAAACGACTAAAAAAGAAGAACCCGTGAAATCAGATACTACTAAAACAAGTAACAATATCTTGCTACAAGAATGGGAAGGACCTTACGGAGGAATTCCTGCGTTTGACAAAATGAAACTTGCTGATATCATCCCGGCAATGCGACAGGGAATGAAATCTCAACTAGAAGAAATAGATATTATCACTTCTAACAAAGAACTTCCTTCTTTCGAGAACACCATCATTCCATATGAAAAAGCAGGATCTGAATTAAATCGAGTACAGACATATTACAATATCTTAAGCAGTAACCTTTCCTCTCCTGAGTTTAGAGAAATCCAAGGAAAACTCGCTCCTGAGCTTTCTGATTTTTATTCTAAAATTTCTCAAAACAGTCTCTTATTTGAACGAATAAAAACAGTGTTTGAGGAAGCTCAAAAAAAACCTTTAGAAGCAGACAAACAGCGTCTTCTTCAATTAATATACACCAATTTTGCAATGAATGGAGCAGAATTGAACAATGATAAAAAAGCGAGATACGCCGCCATTAATAAGGAACTTTCTTCCCTATACACTACCTTCTCTAATAATGTATTAGCAGATGAAGAAAATTATATCACCTACTTATCGAAAGATCAGTTAGGGGGACTTTCTGAGAGTATGATTAAGGCTGCTGCAAAAATTGCCAGTGACAACGGAAAAGAAGGAGCATACGCTATAACTAATACTCGGTCTTCGATGTCTCCTTTTCTTACGTATTCTACCGAAAGAGAAATCCGAGAAAAAGTATGGAAAAACTATTACTCCAGAGGAGACAATGGCGATACATTCGATAACAAAGAGATTATCAAAAAAATCCTAACATTGAGAAAAGAACGGGTTCAATTACTAGGGTTTGATAATTATGCTGCATGGCGATTGCAAAACCGAATGGCAAAAACGCCGGAAAATGCCATGGAATTAATGAATGCTGTCTGGCCTGCTGCTATTGCCAGAGTAAAAGAAGAAGTACACGATATGCAAAATGTTGCTGACACCAATGGAGATAATTTAAAAATAGCCCCTTGGGATTACCGATATTATGCAGAAAAGGTTCGGAAAAAGAAATACGACTTGGATTCTGACGAAGTAAAACAATATCTACAACTCAATAAACTAACACAGGCATTATTTTATGTAGCAGGAGAACTATTCAATTATGATTTCACTCCTGTTCCAGAAGGGAGTGTTCCTGTATTCCATGAAGATGTCAAAGTATGGGATGTTACGGACCGATCTACCAAAGCACATATTGGTCTTTGGTATTTAGACCCTTTTTCCAGACCAGGGAAAAGATCAGGAGCCTGGGCGACAACCTATAGAAGTCATACTACCTTTGATGGAAAAAAAACAGTACTTGCTTCTAATAATTCCAATTTCGTAAAACCTGCTCCTGGAGAACCTGTATTAGTATCCTGGGATGATGCTACTACTTTCTTTCATGAATTTGGGCATGCATTACACTTCTTTTCCTCTAATGTAAAGTACCCTACACTAAACAGCGGAGTAAGAGACTATACTGAATTCCAATCTCAACTTTTGGAACGATGGCTATCTACCGACAACGTTATCAACAAATTCCTTGTTCATCACAAAACCGGAGAACCTATTCCTGGACATTTAGTAAACAAAATAAAGAAAGCCGCAACCTTTAATCAAGGATTTGCGACAACGGAATATCTCGCTTCTGCTTTAATGGATATGAAACTTCATCTGGCAGATCCTTCAAATATCGACATTACTACTTTTGAAAAAGAGACACTAAAAGAATTAAAAATGCCTAAGGAATTGGTAATGCGTCACAGAACACCTCACTTCGGGCATGTATTTTCTGGAGAAGGGTACGCTACAGCGTATTATGGTTATATGTGGGCTGATGTTCTTACTTCTGATGCTGCAGAAGCATTTGGAGAAGCACCTGGAGGTTTCTACGATAAAGAACTAGCTTCTAAACTCGTTACACATCTATTTTCTCCGAGAAATGCGGTGGACCCCGCAGAAGCTTATAAACAATTCCGAGGAAGAGACGCAACTATTGAAGCATTGATGAAAGACCGCGGATTTCCTATCCCTAAAAAATAA
- a CDS encoding M14 family metallopeptidase, whose protein sequence is MKKILSFFLVVSVCISYAQNKIQSPQDFLGYEIGSQFTRHANVINYFEYVANNSPLVTYHTYGATNERRPLTYAVISSEQNIQNLEKIRTSHLQNTEHSNTYTVPEIAIVWLSYNVHGNEASSTEAAMITLYELITKKKEWLQNTVVIIDPCLNPDGRDRYVNWYNQVKSTPFNTNQDASEHHEPWPGGRPNHYLFDLNRDWAWASQVESSQRLAIYNQWLPHIHVDFHEQGINEPYYFAPAAEPFHEIISPWQREFQTQIGQNHATYFDKEGWLYFTRERFDLLYPSYGDTYPTFMGAIGMTYEQAGHGRAGLGIQTDEGYILTLKDRALHHTTTGLSTVEISSKNASKLNKEFRKFFDNTSLKYKSYVLNGAEDKLKSLTKLLDKHQIEYGYTTLEKVKGYLYSTNKQGSINTKGALVVNTNQPKGKMIKVLFEPNALLTNPLTYDITAWSIPYAYGLDAVASTTLIPHSPKNTTSIHNTPSPSAAGYISKWNSLQDASFLSDLLQNGIKVRFSEKDFTNNNIFFKKGSLIITKSDNKNLSNYDEVVTSLANKHQRKLHNAITSFANQGVDFGSPDVKLINKAKIAVLKGKRTSSLNYGEIWHFFEQQLHYPITAIDTDYFKQTDLRQYDILILPNGYYGAYFDKNTKEKLQQWIASGGKVIAISNAMKIFSNQKGYDLTPHSAKKSKDTLGNLIPYDQREKESVTNFITGSIFKTKIDTSHPMAFGYPDTYFSLKLGKDSYKLLQKGYNVSYIKTPENVSGFAGKEALSGLKNSLVFGECRLGNGSIIYMVDNPLFRSFWENGKLFFVNAVFFTNNHKFRI, encoded by the coding sequence ATGAAAAAAATATTATCATTTTTCTTAGTCGTTTCTGTTTGTATTTCTTACGCTCAGAACAAGATACAATCGCCACAGGATTTTCTTGGATATGAAATAGGGAGTCAATTTACACGCCACGCTAATGTCATCAACTACTTTGAGTACGTGGCAAACAACTCTCCATTAGTCACATATCACACATATGGTGCGACCAATGAGCGAAGACCGCTAACTTATGCTGTTATATCCAGTGAGCAAAACATCCAAAATCTGGAAAAAATAAGAACAAGTCACTTACAGAACACGGAACACTCCAATACTTATACAGTTCCTGAAATCGCTATTGTTTGGCTAAGCTACAATGTACATGGTAATGAAGCCTCCAGTACGGAAGCAGCGATGATTACGTTGTATGAATTGATTACTAAAAAAAAGGAATGGCTTCAGAACACTGTAGTTATTATAGATCCTTGTTTAAATCCAGATGGAAGAGACCGATATGTTAATTGGTATAATCAGGTAAAGAGCACTCCATTTAATACAAATCAAGATGCTTCGGAACATCACGAACCCTGGCCAGGAGGGAGGCCTAATCACTATTTGTTTGACCTAAATCGCGATTGGGCATGGGCTTCACAGGTAGAATCCTCTCAGCGTCTCGCTATCTATAATCAATGGTTACCTCATATACATGTTGACTTTCATGAACAAGGAATTAACGAACCATATTATTTTGCTCCTGCAGCAGAGCCATTTCATGAGATCATTTCTCCATGGCAAAGAGAATTCCAAACACAAATTGGTCAGAATCACGCTACTTATTTTGATAAAGAAGGCTGGCTTTATTTTACTCGGGAACGTTTTGACCTTCTATATCCTAGCTATGGAGACACCTACCCTACCTTTATGGGAGCTATAGGTATGACCTATGAACAAGCAGGTCACGGAAGAGCCGGCTTAGGTATTCAAACAGACGAAGGGTATATATTAACCTTAAAAGATCGGGCACTTCATCATACGACTACCGGCTTATCTACTGTAGAGATATCTTCTAAAAATGCTTCCAAGCTCAATAAAGAATTTAGAAAATTCTTTGACAATACCTCATTAAAATACAAAAGCTATGTACTTAATGGAGCTGAAGATAAACTAAAATCATTAACAAAACTATTAGACAAACACCAAATTGAATACGGATATACAACATTAGAAAAGGTCAAAGGGTACCTGTATTCAACCAATAAACAAGGAAGCATTAATACTAAAGGAGCTCTGGTTGTAAATACGAATCAACCCAAAGGAAAAATGATCAAGGTTCTTTTCGAACCCAATGCATTACTCACCAACCCTCTGACGTATGATATTACTGCCTGGAGCATCCCATATGCTTATGGTTTAGATGCTGTCGCTTCGACTACACTTATTCCCCATAGTCCTAAAAATACGACATCCATACACAATACTCCTTCCCCATCAGCCGCGGGATACATTAGCAAATGGAATAGCTTACAAGACGCTTCTTTCTTAAGTGATTTACTGCAAAATGGAATTAAAGTGCGTTTCAGTGAAAAAGACTTCACGAATAACAACATTTTTTTTAAAAAAGGAAGCCTCATCATCACAAAAAGCGACAATAAAAACCTTAGCAACTATGACGAGGTAGTTACGTCCTTGGCAAACAAACATCAAAGAAAACTTCATAATGCAATAACAAGTTTCGCTAATCAAGGAGTTGACTTTGGTTCTCCGGATGTAAAACTAATTAACAAAGCAAAAATTGCAGTCTTAAAAGGAAAACGCACCTCTTCATTAAACTACGGAGAAATCTGGCATTTTTTTGAACAACAGCTCCACTATCCTATTACGGCTATTGATACAGATTATTTTAAACAAACTGATCTTCGTCAATACGATATTTTAATACTACCCAATGGTTATTACGGTGCATATTTTGACAAAAACACAAAAGAGAAATTACAACAATGGATCGCTTCTGGAGGAAAAGTAATTGCTATTTCTAACGCTATGAAAATTTTCTCTAACCAAAAAGGGTATGATCTAACACCTCATAGTGCTAAAAAATCAAAAGATACTTTAGGAAACTTAATTCCATACGACCAAAGAGAAAAAGAAAGTGTAACTAATTTTATAACAGGAAGCATTTTCAAAACAAAAATAGATACATCACACCCTATGGCTTTTGGTTACCCAGACACTTATTTTAGTCTAAAACTAGGTAAAGACTCCTATAAACTCTTACAAAAAGGATATAATGTATCCTATATAAAAACGCCAGAGAACGTTTCCGGGTTTGCCGGTAAAGAAGCTTTAAGCGGTCTAAAAAACTCTCTGGTCTTTGGGGAGTGCCGATTAGGAAATGGTAGTATTATTTACATGGTAGACAATCCTCTTTTCAGATCATTTTGGGAAAATGGGAAACTATTTTTCGTCAATGCTGTTTTTTTTACCAATAACCATAAATTCAGAATCTAA